A window from Drosophila yakuba strain Tai18E2 chromosome 3L, Prin_Dyak_Tai18E2_2.1, whole genome shotgun sequence encodes these proteins:
- the LOC6532975 gene encoding extensin-3 — protein MKFLIAFALVAVASADVSHLFSHSNNLQEDGYHYAPPRAPVVIDVPYVPHESAPPVVVYEAPKPRPTPPRPVYTPQPAGVLKDDGYHYAQPSVKFEVAAPPPPKVEYLPPPTKKVVIAPPPVYVPPPTKKVVVYTPPPPPPPKKVVVYTPPPPPPPPKKVVYTPPPTGILKDDGYHYGQPSVKFEVSAPPPPKVEYLPPPTKKVVIAPPPVYVPPPTKKVVVYTPPPPPPPVYVPPPTKKVVVYTPPPPPPPKKVVYTPPPTGILKDDGYHYGQPSVKFEVSAPPPPKVEYLPPPTKKVVIAPPPVYVPPPTKKVVVYTPPPPPPPVYVPPPTKKVVVYTPPPPPPKVYVTPKVEYLPPVQKGYSYPNDPQPAFNF, from the exons ATG AAATTCCTGATCGCTTTTGCCCTGGTGGCCGTGGCCAGCGCAGATGTTTCGCATCTGTTCTCGCACAGCAACAACCTGCAGGAGGATGGATACCACTATGCCCCACCACGCGCCCCGGTCGTCATCGATGTGCCCTACGTGCCCCACGAGTCTGCCCCACCAGTAGTGGTCTACGAGGCCCCCAAGCCCAGGCCCACACCCCCTCGCCCCGTCTACACCCCTCAGCCCGCTGGTGTTCTCAAGGACGATGGCTACCACTACGCCCAGCCTTCCGTGAAATTCGAGgttgctgctcctccaccaCCAAAGGTCGAGTACCTGCCTCCTCCCACCAAGAAGGTGGTGATCGCCCCACCCCCAGTGTACGTGCCTCCCCCAACCAAGAAGGTCGTCGTCTACAccccacccccaccaccaccaccgaagAAGGTCGTCGTCTACaccccacccccacccccaccaccaccgaaGAAGGTCGTGTACACCCCACCCCCAACTGGTATCCTGAAGGACGATGGCTACCACTACGGCCAGCCTTCCGTGAAATTCGAAGTGTCCGCTCCTCCACCACCAAAGGTTGAGTACCTGCCTCCTCCCACCAAGAAGGTGGTGATCGCCCCACCCCCAGTGTACGTGCCTCCCCCAACCAAGAAGGTCGTTGTGTACAccccacccccaccaccaccaccagtgTACGTGCCTCCCCCAACCAAGAAGGTTGTCGTCTACAccccacccccaccaccaccaccgaagAAGGTTGTCTACACCCCACCTCCAACTGGCATCCTCAAGGACGATGGCTACCACTACGGCCAGCCTTCCGTGAAATTCGAAGTGTCCGCTCCTCCACCACCAAAGGTTGAGTACCTGCCTCCTCCCACCAAGAAGGTGGTGATCGCCCCACCCCCAGTGTACGTGCCTCCCCCAACCAAGAAGGTCGTTGTGTACAccccacccccaccaccaccaccagtgTACGTCCCACCCCCAACCAAGAAGGTCGTCGTCTACacaccacccccaccaccaccgaaGGTGTACGTGACCCCCAAGGTCGAGTACTTGCCCCCCGTCCAGAAGGGATACAGCTACCCCAACGACCCCCAGCCCGCGTTCAACTTCTAG
- the LOC6532971 gene encoding proline-rich extensin-like protein EPR1, which translates to MKVLILAVCSLALVAADVSHLFGHDHHDHHDHPGYNYDPPSIPFELPTPAPAYLPPEPVTVRVAPVTLPPPVYLPPATVKPEIPIVRTPKPAYLPPPPPVVKVNPPKPAYLPPPPPIVKVSPPKPAYLPPPPPVVKVNPPKPAYVPPPPPVVKINPPKPAYLPPAPVVEQPRYVAPAVVPTFKIPIPSYAAPLEEPVNTYLPPQKIVESHDDGYHYDPPAQPFLF; encoded by the exons ATG AAAGTCCTTATCCTGGCTGTGTGCAGCTTGGCTCTGGTAGCCGCTGATGTCTCGCATTTGTTCGGTCATGATCACCATGATCACCACGATCATCCTGGCTACAACTATGACCCACCGAGCATCCCCTTTGAGCTGCCCACTCCGGCTCCGGCTTATCTGCCCCCGGAACCCGTGACCGTTCGTGTGGCTCCTGTGACCCTGCCTCCTCCGGTTTACTTGCCACCAGCGACCGTGAAGCCCGAGATCCCGATTGTCAGGACCCCCAAGCCCGCCTATCtgcctcctccaccaccagtTGTCAAGGTCAACCCACCTAAGCCGGCCTATCTGCCTCCTCCACCACCGATTGTCAAGGTCAGCCCACCTAAGCCCGCCTATCTGCCACCCCCACCACCGGTTGTCAAGGTCAACCCACCCAAGCCTGCCTATGtgccacctccaccaccagtGGTGAAGATCAACCCACCCAAGCCCGCTTACCTGCCACCTGCACCCGTGGTGGAGCAGCCCCGTTACGTCGCCCCAGCTGTGGTGCCCACCTTCAAGATCCCGATCCCATCGTACGCCGCTCCCCTGGAGGAACCCGTTAACACCTATCTGCCGCCCCAGAAGATCGTGGAGTCCCATGACGATGGATACCACTACGATCCCCCGGCTCAGCCGTTCCTG
- the LOC6532974 gene encoding uncharacterized protein LOC6532974, which produces MRLLVISFILVVICVAAQADVSQLVRSGNGFVYDVPKVTELELEVNNEFPTGEEFPQDAIPVAPSDAELGQAEDLEEPVEPVEPAASSTTISKKIHGYKYQVPSRRFKS; this is translated from the exons ATG CGCCTTTTGGTAATCAGTTTCATACTTGTGGTAATTTGTGTGGCCGCCCAAGCAGATGTCTCCCAGTTGGTGAGATCTGGCAATGGATTTGTTTACGATGTGCCCAAAGTCacggaactggagctggaggtgaACAACGAGTTTCCCACGGGCGAGGAGTTCCCCCAGGATGCCATCCCAGTGGCTCCCTCCGATGCCGAACTTGGCCAGGCGGAGGATCTGGAGGAGCCAGTAGAACCAGTGGAACCAGCAGCATCCAGCACAACTATCTCCAAGAAAATCCATGGATACAAATACCAGGTGCCCAGTCGGCGCTTCAAGAGCTAA
- the LOC6532973 gene encoding formin-like protein 3, whose product MKLFIFATCLLAFAAGDVSHLPLELLEEHHEHGYGYDYPKPEIPFVITTTTEPPPPPPPPTYLPPKPVPTYLPPPPPTTTTTTTTTTTTPAPTTTTTTTTTPAPTPAPTYLPPPPPPPPTTTTTTTTTTTPAPTPAPTYLPPPPPQPEPGYHYDVPAQEFTF is encoded by the exons ATG AAGTTATTCATTTTTGCCACCTGCCTGCTGGCTTTCGCAGCCGGAGATGTTTCGCATTTGCCGCTGGAACTCCTGGAGGAGCATCATGAACATGGCTATGGCTATGACTACCCCAAGCCGGAGATACCATTTGTGATTACCACGACGACggagccaccaccgccgccaccaccaccgactTATCTGCCACCCAAACCAGTGCCCACTTACCTTCCCCCTCCTCCACCCACGACCaccactactactactaccacCACTACCACTCCCGCTCCCActactaccaccaccaccaccaccactccCGCTCCCACTCCTGCTCCCACCTACcttcctcctccaccacccccaccaccaaccaccactaccaccaccacaaccacaacgacaCCTGCACCCACGCCGGCGCCCACCTACCTgccacccccaccaccacaGCCGGAACCGGGTTACCACTACGATGTGCCCGCCCAAGAGTTCACCTTCTGA
- the LOC6532972 gene encoding extensin-1, translated as MKPMLILVALAGFGICVRADVSHLHGGGYHDHDHDHHHHHDHDHDHHHYDAHSHHHSALSHDHHDLHIDLHYQPDHHHHHHQEAKFDIPSGYSYGPPEKPRQKYLPPKVALPPPPPPPPKATYLPPSKPEVKYLPPEPVAKYLPPKVAPSLPPPPPPPVVAPKPTYLPPSPPESKYLPPPTPEVKYLPPAPAARYLPPKVAPSLPPPPPPPPVAPKKLYLPPAEPETKYLPPSEPVAKYLPPKPEPKYLPPQPVVDFHIPIPSYALPLGPAPSLIPDAEPGYHYKPPHRRFRH; from the exons ATG AAACCCATGCTGATCCTTGTGGCCCTGGCAGGCTTTGGCATCTGCGTTCGAGCAGATGTCTCCCACCTGCACGGAGGAGGTTACCACGATCATGACCATgatcaccatcaccaccatgACCACGATCATGATCACCACCACTATGATGCCCATTCCCACCACCATTCTGCCTTGTCGCACGATCATCATGATCTGCACATTGATCTGCACTATCAGCCAgatcaccaccatcatcatcatcaggagGCCAAGTTCGATATTCCTAGTGGATATAGCTACGGACCTCCAGAGAAACCTCGCCAGAAGTACCTGCCTCCCAAGGTTGCCCTCccaccgccaccacctcctccgcccAAGGCCACCTATCTGCCTCCCTCAAAGCCCGAAGTGAAGTACCTGCCCCCCGAGCCGGTGGCCAAGTATCTGCCACCCAAGGTCGCTCCCAGCCtgcctcctccaccaccaccgccagtTGTGGCACCCAAGCCCACCTATCTGCCTCCCAGTCCACCAGAGTCGAAGTATCTGCCTCCTCCGACGCCGGAGGTGAAGTACCTGCCTCCTGCCCCTGCGGCAAGGTATCTGCCACCCAAGGTTGCGCCCAGTctgccaccaccacctccaccccCACCAGTTGCTCCCAAGAAGCTGTACCTTCCTCCTGCCGAGCCGGAGACTAAGTACCTGCCACCTTCAGAGCCCGTCGCAAAGTATCTGCCTCCTAAGCCCGAGCCCAAATATCTGCCACCCCAACCAGTGGTAGACTTCCACATCCCGATTCCTTCCTACGCCCTGCCCTTGGGCCCTGCTCCAAGTCTTATTCCCGACGCCGAGCCTGGTTACCACTACAAGCCACCACATCGCCGTTTTAGGCACTAG